One genomic window of Elaeis guineensis isolate ETL-2024a chromosome 2, EG11, whole genome shotgun sequence includes the following:
- the LOC105032621 gene encoding LOW QUALITY PROTEIN: uncharacterized protein (The sequence of the model RefSeq protein was modified relative to this genomic sequence to represent the inferred CDS: inserted 1 base in 1 codon) — translation MMKLTRILSDGPHSPYLSLXLRRRCLHPPYPRAGMSSSSSSSQTEQAAGASPSVPPLPTNRIVLGCGAASVDYLATVAAFPKPDDKIRSTSLKVDGGGNTGNALTSAARLGLKPRIISKVANDAQGRNALSELQDDGVDTSYMVVSENGNSPFTYVIVDNQTKTRTCIFTPGYPGMVPEDLSKSSLCSALDGASLVYLDGRFHETALVVAEEASRRKIPILIDAERKREGLDDLLNLATYLVCSEKFPQAWTAAPSIPSALVSILLRLPNIKFVIATLGDKGCIMLERSINEACEMEETNVESLLESLRQKVDRNATIPTCISSKSSLIVSADGIGAVSGRLLMCTAEVVPPLELIDTTGAGDAFIGAVLYALCAGMPPGKMLPFASQVAAVGCRALGARSGLPRRTDPRLAPFWH, via the exons ATGATGAAGCTGACCCGCATCCTTTCCGACGGGCCCCATTCCCCTTACCTCTCCC CTCTCCGCCGCCGCTGCCTCCACCCTCCCTATCCAAG GGCTGGGATGTCGTCATCGTCGTCTTCCTCCCAAACGGAGCAGGCTGCCGGTGCCTCGCCTTCCGTCCCTCCGCTCCCAACCAACCGAATCGTG TTGGGTTGCGGGGCAGCATCGGTGGATTACTTGGCTACGGTCGCCGCCTTCCCGAAGCCTGATGATAAGATTCGTAGCACGAGCTTGAAG gTAGACGGAGGTGGAAATACAGGGAATGCTCTAACTAGTGCAGCTCGTCTGGGCTTGAAACCTAGGATAATCTCTAAG GTGGCTAACGATGCACAAGGTAGAAATGCACTTTCAGAACTTCAAGATGATGGAGTTGATACTTCCTATATGGTG GTTTCAGAGAATGGAAATTCACCATTTACTTATGTAATAGTCGACAACCAAAC GAAAACTCGTACTTGTATTTTCACACCTGGATATCCTGGAATGGTGCCGGAAGATCTTTCCAAATCTAGCTTGTGTTCTGCTTTAGATGGTGCAAGCCTTGTATACTTGGATGGAAGATTTCATGAAACTGCTTTAGTTGTTGCAGAAGAG GCAAGCCGAAGGAAAATTCCTATTTTAATTGATGCagaaagaaagagggagggaTTGGATGATCTTCTTAACTTGGCAACTTACCTTGTATGCTCAGAAAAATTTCCTCAG GCATGGACTGCTGCACCATCTATTCCCAGTGCACTAGTGTCCATTCTTCTTAGACTACCTAATATCAAATTTGTGATTGCAACCCTTGGAGATAAAGGTTGCATAATGCTTGAGAGGAGCATAAATG AGGCTTGTGAGATGGAGGAAACAAATGTAGAAAGTTTACTTGAGTCACTGAGGCAGAAAGTCGACAGAAATGCTACCATCCCGACATGTATTTCTTCCAAG TCAAGCCTGATAGTTAGTGCAGATGGAATAGGTGCAGTAAGTGGGAGGTTACTCATGTGTACTGCAGAGGTCGTACCTCCTCTGGAGCTAATTGACACCACTGGTGCTGGAGATGCATTCATTGGCGCAGTTCTCTACG CTTTATGTGCAGGCATGCCTCCTGGGAAGATGCTGCCTTTTGCCTCACAAGTG GCGGCTGTTGGATGTAGGGCTTTGGGTGCTCGGAGTGGTTTACCAAGGCGCACGGACCCACGGCTGGCCCCATTTTGGCACTAG